A single region of the Ascaphus truei isolate aAscTru1 chromosome 6, aAscTru1.hap1, whole genome shotgun sequence genome encodes:
- the LOC142496595 gene encoding chemerin-like receptor 1 — METSVHPVPFTVSSPETDVPEEDLEDEILSDYIVHMMKVICIICFSITFILGIIGNGLVIWIAGFKMKKTVNTIWFLNLGVADFVFDIFLPLQITEIAMDGHWPFGQIMCKVITTAIHLNMLVSVSFLMVISVDRCTSVLCPVWSKNHRTPRLASIISIVIWLLCLILSSPYLAFNDTEHDPFENISYCYTAYVSWNNGTTFDYHTWNLRNNAMSITQFVSMFLIPFIIILICYGLIARRLRRSKSLSRSWRPFKVMISIVLCFFCCWFPLNLWPLLDIMDIEPGWIFNFIVFDISSCLAFFNSCLNPLLYVFIGRDFKETLKKSIPFLLENTFSERCNHDFEGQDDQTRIETELETFQP; from the coding sequence ATGGAGACTTCTGTTCATCCTGTTCCCTTCACCGTCAGTAGCCCTGAGACCGATGTTCCAGAGGAGGATCTGGAGGATGAGATTCTGTCTGATTATATCGTGCACATGATGAAAGTAATATGCATAATTTGCTTCAGCATAACATTCATCCTAGGGATTATAGGGAATGGTTTGGTCATCTGGATTGCTGGTTTCAAGATGAAGAAGACGGTCAATACCATATGGTTTCTCAACCTGGGTGTGGCCGACTTTGTATTTGACATTTTCCTTCCACTTCAGATAACTGAGATTGCTATGGATGGTCACTGGCCCTTTGGTCAGATAATGTGCAAGGTCATCACTACTGCAATTCATCTAAACATGCTTGTCAGTGTCTCTTTCCTTATGGTCATCAGTGTTGATCGTTGCACCTCTGTCCTTTGCCCGGTATGGTCAAAAAATCATAGGACACCCAGGTTAGCTTCAATCATTTCAATAGTTATCTGGCTGTTGTGTCTGATTCTCAGTTCCCCGTACCTCGCTTTCAATGATACTGAGCATGACCCTTTTGAGAATATCTCCTACTGTTATACTGCATATGTATCTTGGAATAACGGGACTACATTTGACTATCACACATGGAATCTGAGGAATAATGCTATGTCCATCACCCAATTTGTGTCCATGTTCCTGATCCCCTTCATCATCATTCTGATCTGTTATGGTCTCATCGCACGCAGGCTGAGGAGAAGTAAAAGTCTTTCCAGGTCTTGGCGACCTTTCAAGGTTATGATTTCCATTGTACTTTGCTTCTTCTGCTGCTGGTTCCCGTTAAACCTCTGGCCTCTATTGGACATCATGGACATTGAACCTGGCTGGATTTTCAATTTCATTGTGTTTGACATTTCCAGTTGCCTGGCTTTCTTCAACAGCTGCCTCAATCCCCTACTCTATGTCTTTATCGGTCGTGACTTCAAGGAGACCTTAAAGAAGTCTATTCCATTTCTTCTGGAAAATACCTTTAGTGAGAGGTGTAACCATGATTTTGAGGGTCAAGATGATCAGACCAGGATTGAAACCGAACTGGAGACTTTCCAGCCATGA